In Spirosoma agri, one DNA window encodes the following:
- a CDS encoding SDR family NAD(P)-dependent oxidoreductase, with amino-acid sequence MENWKNKVALVTGAASDIGLVTAEAFAEAGASVALADWDEPAVQAAAGKLAAEGYNTVAIVCDVSDDQQVEVMIQKTVTAFGRLDAAFNNAGVQNELAGAADQTREDFDRVTGVNLRGVLSCMKFELQQMRQQGNGAIVNCSSIGGILGGAQRGTYHAAKHGVIGLTKSAALEYAPQGIRINSVCPGLIQTAMADNMIAGGQKEALDAMLQAVPVGRLGRPEEISLAVVFLCSDAASLIVGHTLVIDGGYSIQ; translated from the coding sequence ATGGAAAACTGGAAAAATAAAGTCGCCCTGGTGACAGGCGCAGCTTCCGATATTGGGCTGGTAACCGCCGAAGCATTTGCCGAGGCCGGTGCTTCAGTCGCCTTAGCCGATTGGGATGAACCAGCGGTTCAGGCTGCGGCTGGCAAACTGGCGGCTGAAGGGTATAACACAGTAGCCATCGTTTGTGACGTGTCGGACGATCAGCAGGTCGAAGTGATGATTCAAAAAACGGTAACCGCGTTCGGACGGTTGGATGCGGCCTTCAATAACGCAGGGGTACAAAACGAATTAGCTGGAGCTGCCGACCAGACACGAGAAGACTTTGACCGAGTGACAGGAGTCAACCTAAGGGGCGTCTTGAGCTGTATGAAATTCGAGTTGCAGCAGATGCGTCAGCAGGGGAATGGTGCGATTGTCAATTGCTCGTCCATTGGGGGCATATTAGGCGGTGCCCAGCGGGGAACCTATCATGCGGCCAAACATGGTGTCATCGGTCTAACGAAAAGCGCAGCTTTGGAATATGCTCCACAGGGTATTCGGATTAACTCCGTTTGCCCAGGGCTCATTCAAACGGCCATGGCCGATAACATGATTGCTGGTGGTCAAAAAGAAGCCCTGGATGCTATGTTGCAAGCCGTACCGGTCGGTCGGCTGGGTCGTCCGGAAGAAATTTCGTTGGCCGTTGTCTTTCTATGTAGTGATGCGGCCAGCCTAATCGTCGGGCATACGTTGGTTATCGATGGTGGCTATAGTATTCAATGA
- a CDS encoding pyrroloquinoline quinone-dependent dehydrogenase — protein sequence MKKQRRFGSLTQVVLAAVSIWLITSRSLPAQNDRSWSVYKGDEKSVNYSPLTQLTVDNVSSLKPAWTFAMHDRPAGSPPGTSECNPIVVDGVMYATSAQQGAYAIDAASGKEVWSFDPIQGKTTGEVNRGLTYWENGDDKRILTSANNFLYALDAKTGKPIASFGNNGKVDLKVGLRDDPKEGFYVSLTTPGGIYKNLIIIGCRTPDTYGSQPGFIRAYDCTSGQLVWTFHTVPYPGELGYDTWPKDAYKVAGGANNWAGLSIDSQRGMAFVALGSASYDFWGAERKGNNLYANCVVALNAATGKHIWHFQTVHHDLWDYDLPAPPALVTITKNGKPIDAVAQITKQGFVFVFNRETGESLFPIEERNVPQSQLPGEVSSPTQPFPLKPKPFAKQLITEADLSTYSAADHDSLVKQFRSMRYTGLYSPPDLTGTIQFPGTRGGVEWGGAAFDAASNLLYVKSNNAPDLITIKKGTMHGAVEQVQLSASQLATPSRSARDDQYVNSTGYKTWKDPSGNPAITPPWGTLSAIDLATGEYAWQMPLGNDPTHQKPGAPETGQEGKAGPVVTAGGLLFISGAADNQLRAIDKKTGKLLWKTTLPALANATVCTYQAKGRQYVALSVGGDTANPAGYIMAFALP from the coding sequence ATGAAAAAACAGCGACGATTTGGCAGCCTGACTCAAGTGGTTTTAGCAGCCGTTTCCATCTGGCTCATCACGAGTCGATCTCTACCGGCGCAGAATGACCGGAGCTGGTCGGTCTACAAAGGAGACGAGAAGAGCGTAAACTACTCGCCCCTAACCCAACTGACTGTTGATAATGTGAGCAGTTTGAAACCCGCCTGGACATTTGCCATGCATGACAGGCCCGCCGGTTCGCCCCCCGGCACCAGTGAGTGCAATCCCATTGTGGTTGATGGGGTCATGTACGCCACCTCCGCCCAGCAGGGAGCCTATGCCATCGATGCGGCCAGCGGCAAAGAAGTCTGGTCGTTTGATCCGATCCAGGGCAAGACTACCGGCGAAGTCAACCGGGGACTGACCTATTGGGAAAATGGTGATGACAAGCGCATCCTGACCTCGGCTAATAATTTCCTCTATGCGCTGGATGCCAAAACGGGCAAGCCCATTGCCAGCTTTGGTAACAACGGGAAAGTGGACTTGAAAGTGGGACTTCGCGATGATCCAAAGGAAGGTTTTTATGTCTCTCTGACCACACCCGGTGGCATTTACAAGAATTTGATCATTATTGGTTGCCGAACGCCGGATACGTACGGTTCACAGCCTGGCTTTATCCGGGCCTACGACTGCACGAGCGGTCAATTAGTCTGGACGTTCCATACGGTTCCCTATCCCGGCGAGCTGGGTTATGACACCTGGCCTAAAGACGCTTACAAAGTAGCTGGTGGGGCCAATAACTGGGCTGGGTTGAGCATTGACAGCCAGCGGGGGATGGCGTTTGTGGCCTTGGGCTCAGCGTCCTACGACTTCTGGGGGGCAGAACGAAAAGGCAATAACCTATACGCCAATTGTGTGGTGGCGCTCAACGCGGCCACCGGCAAACACATCTGGCATTTTCAAACGGTGCATCATGACCTGTGGGACTACGATCTGCCAGCCCCGCCTGCTCTGGTAACAATCACTAAGAATGGGAAACCGATTGACGCGGTAGCCCAAATTACCAAACAAGGCTTCGTGTTTGTTTTTAATCGGGAAACGGGTGAATCCTTATTTCCCATTGAAGAACGAAACGTGCCCCAATCGCAGCTACCGGGCGAAGTGTCCTCGCCCACCCAACCGTTTCCCCTGAAGCCCAAACCCTTTGCGAAACAGTTGATTACGGAAGCGGACTTGTCTACTTATTCGGCGGCTGATCATGATTCCTTGGTGAAGCAATTCCGGTCGATGCGCTATACAGGGCTGTATTCACCACCTGATCTAACCGGAACGATCCAGTTTCCTGGTACGAGAGGGGGCGTGGAATGGGGCGGAGCTGCCTTTGATGCGGCCAGTAACCTACTCTATGTAAAGTCGAATAATGCCCCGGATCTGATCACGATTAAGAAAGGGACTATGCATGGGGCCGTTGAACAAGTTCAGCTGTCCGCTAGCCAGTTGGCAACCCCCAGCCGAAGCGCCAGAGATGACCAGTATGTCAACAGTACGGGTTACAAAACGTGGAAAGACCCCAGCGGCAACCCGGCCATCACGCCCCCCTGGGGCACCTTGAGCGCGATTGACTTGGCCACCGGGGAGTACGCCTGGCAGATGCCCTTGGGCAACGATCCGACCCACCAAAAGCCCGGCGCACCGGAAACGGGGCAAGAAGGTAAAGCCGGGCCGGTGGTTACGGCGGGCGGCCTGCTGTTCATTAGCGGTGCGGCTGACAATCAACTGCGAGCTATCGATAAAAAGACGGGCAAGCTGCTCTGGAAGACGACCTTACCGGCGTTAGCCAATGCCACCGTCTGCACCTATCAGGCTAAAGGCAGGCAATACGTGGCCCTATCCGTCGGCGGAGATACCGCCAATCCGGCTGGCTACATTATGGCCTTTGCGTTACCTTAA
- a CDS encoding SMP-30/gluconolactonase/LRE family protein — translation MHKTRFVPLFLTLILPIFAGAQSIELQLVWETDTTLRTAESVLFHPSQQVLYVSCINGSASRENKNSYIAKVGLDGKVVQLKFVDKLNVTKGMALLGDKLYVTEITQVTEIDLITGNVLNRYPVPNATFLNDIAVDSTKQVLYVTDSKESKMWSLANGKVQLISAGGLLKGTNGLLVDGHQVLIGHGDGALLGLNPATKEIHTMANVMGTSSNDGIVALGNGTYLINEVAGKVWYVGATGTTDLKLDLTSQQIKTADTDYNPGTRMLFIPTLFHNTVRAYSVR, via the coding sequence ATGCACAAAACAAGATTTGTACCCCTATTCTTGACTCTTATTTTACCGATTTTTGCTGGGGCTCAGTCCATCGAGCTTCAGCTTGTTTGGGAAACGGATACAACGCTACGCACAGCTGAAAGCGTTTTGTTTCACCCAAGCCAACAGGTGTTGTATGTATCCTGCATCAATGGGTCGGCAAGCCGGGAAAATAAGAACAGCTATATCGCCAAAGTAGGCCTGGATGGAAAGGTGGTACAGTTAAAGTTTGTCGATAAGCTAAACGTCACCAAAGGTATGGCTCTCCTAGGGGATAAACTGTACGTGACGGAGATAACGCAGGTTACCGAAATTGATCTAATTACGGGCAACGTCCTGAATCGATATCCGGTTCCGAATGCTACGTTCCTCAATGACATTGCCGTTGATTCAACCAAGCAGGTGCTCTACGTTACTGACTCGAAGGAAAGTAAAATGTGGTCACTAGCCAATGGAAAGGTTCAGCTTATTTCAGCCGGTGGTCTGCTCAAGGGCACCAATGGTCTTTTGGTTGATGGTCATCAAGTCCTGATTGGTCATGGTGATGGGGCGTTACTAGGGCTGAATCCGGCGACAAAGGAAATCCATACGATGGCTAACGTGATGGGCACATCGAGTAATGATGGGATTGTGGCGTTGGGGAACGGAACCTACCTGATTAACGAGGTAGCCGGGAAAGTATGGTACGTTGGGGCAACTGGGACCACTGATTTAAAGCTGGATCTCACTAGTCAGCAAATCAAAACGGCTGATACCGATTATAATCCAGGAACCCGTATGCTGTTTATTCCTACTCTGTTTCATAATACCGTGAGAGCGTACTCGGTGAGATAG
- a CDS encoding cupin domain-containing protein, with protein MKLIILLSALLLLGNLRAHAQSTEKTSAVQTAIFPKGDKAPSENFTGTIWVRSLVPDEATYNCVVSSVTFEDGARSNRSAVRWHTHPAGQLLLITDGTGYYQERGKPIQLMHKGDGFKCPPNTEHWHGRRLAA; from the coding sequence ATGAAATTGATCATCTTACTCAGCGCCTTATTACTCCTGGGAAACCTACGCGCTCATGCCCAATCAACGGAGAAAACCTCAGCCGTTCAAACGGCTATTTTTCCAAAAGGCGATAAAGCCCCATCGGAAAACTTCACGGGAACGATATGGGTCAGATCATTAGTGCCGGATGAGGCCACGTATAACTGCGTGGTGAGCAGCGTTACATTTGAAGACGGTGCCCGAAGCAACCGCTCGGCGGTCCGATGGCATACCCATCCAGCCGGACAACTCCTGCTGATCACCGACGGTACAGGCTATTATCAGGAACGAGGAAAACCCATTCAGCTCATGCACAAGGGGGATGGGTTTAAATGCCCACCGAACACCGAGCATTGGCATGGGCGTCGCTTGGCAGCATGA